The nucleotide sequence TTGAAAACTGCATCATTGGATTTACTGAAAAGGTAAATTGGATAGGCACCGTTGGGGGagaaatcccccccccccccccccccccccccccaccccaccccccaaATGGATGGCAACCACCCATACCGAAATGCCCGACAGACATACCGTGTTAAATGgtataactaattgcacagtctATACTTGTTTGAATGAGATGAATTGGTGAAGTTGTGCCTAAGCTTTGTAGAGTTAAAACAAACTCTCTCAATTTCACATTATAAGATATATTTTTTTTAGATATGTAACTTTTGCTATACATTTAGATACAagctatgtctagatatatagtaaaagcaatgcatctttaaaagacaaaacatattatAATTTGGGCAGGGAGTACTACTTAAAAAAGAACACGGGTTACTCAGTGCTGAAAAAGAATACTCTTCAAACGCTCTTGGTTTAATCGTACCGTTCTTAGTTTAATAGTACCTACCTATTTTTTGCGGAAAAACCATTATATTTAGTGTCAAAATTCAACTAGACAAATATTGAATTTGGTGTTGATTGAAACATAACACTGAACAGCTGCAAGCCATCAGTTTTCACGTTTCACCATCGTAATATGGTCTATCAACAGAAGTACTGGACTGAGGTGCGCAACGTGCGGCAGAACTACATTCACTGCCTCAATTGAAGCTAGGGCAGATAGGTCCCTTGGACAAACCAAGGCGAACCTCCATTCCGTGGTGCATGTCAGGTTGACGGAAACTGTCAGAATCTTGTGGCACTGCAAGCCAACAGAAAAAGAAAATTAGCACAGCTCAAAGACAATTGTAGCAATAGGAAGAACCCACAGATAGTACAAAGGGGAAAATGTTCAGTGCTGTACTTTAATTGTAAATGTCTGATCAACAAATACATAGATAAAATATTCAGCGGTAAGCAGCAATGATCACAATGAAACATTTTATCATTTATCAGATTGATCCTAAGAAAGTTATTGTAGCTATGAGAGACAAGCTCAGATCAGACTGTCACAAAGCATATAACACTTCTTCTACTACATACTCCGGATTTTCTATCTAGAGTACATTAATAAATAAAGTAAAACAATAGCCAACAATCATGTAACTTGAATACTCTTGAACTGATGACCTCTCCAACTTAAATTACCTATAACCTCTCCAAGACACAAAGTTCATCCAACAACTATATAATTGGTTTGGTAAATTTTAATACTCTTGATTTACAGGAACTCCTAACTTTGAATTAAGCCAGATAAATCCCATTAGTATTACTTCAAAGGGTCTTCGAAGTAAAACAGAATTACTGCTAACTGTAGAAggttaagatgattaaaataggCAGCACTCTCTGGCTAAGAATATTAAGGTGGTCATAAACTATTGCGAAATGTTTATATATGTGATAGAGAAGGAAAGTAACTTATTGATAACAAATGACAGAATATCTTACTGTTAAGATAATCTTCAAATCCAAAATCATCCAGGGAACCTGTCAGTGCCTCATATCCAAGCAGAGATGATGGCAAAGCACCAGGGGGCCTTTGGAACCTGGCATCATATCCATCAGCAAAGGCATCAAGAGTGCAAACTGCTAATCACCAAGAAAACAATTTTAAACTAATAATGTACTAAGTTGTCGAAGGACAAAGATAAACAAAATAGAAGGCACACTCCTATTTCCTTAGTTGCCTCCCACTTATGTCTGCTCACAATTGGTGTGACAACTTAGGAGGACCAGATGAACACGAACAATTGGAACATATGATTGCACATTGAAGCAGAGAAAGGCCTAGATATTCCAAGATGGTTAACAACTTTACCAGCAGATGCTGAAACCATGTAAACAATCCTATTGCTAAACAAGGCAATTGTACAGAAACACATTTGATTCCTCATCCGTGCAGCATGACCAAAAACTGACGTAAACATTTGACAAAATTCCACGCTTCAGAGGCCTATCGATAGGTATAGCATATGTATATCATGAGGAAGGTAACACAGTTTCAGGAATTCACCCAAACTTCCCTCGGCACTGTCAATTACAGCAGCCAGATGGGCTTTTTTTTTATACTCCCATCAACCACTAACTACTCCTAACTCGAATTAGAACGAATTGATGGAAGTAAAATTATTTTTTCCAGTGAGAGCTGCAGAGGGGAACTGGGGAAGTGAAGGACCTGGAGAGGATTTGGGCATCGAGATCCTTGCGGATGTTCAAGGCGGATCCGTAGATGGCCTCTGTCCCAAACTTCTTCTTGTCCGCCCAGAACTTGGCCTCCTGTGCGGAGCGCGCGCGTCCCCCCAAACATGGATCCCAGGCTCAGCGTTAGGGTTTCGAGGGCACGGACAAAGGGAAACGGAGGAGAGCGACGGGTCCTTACCGATTGGATGGTGGACTGGAGCGGGTGCGGCGGCGCGAGGTCGGCCTTGACGCCGGCGTTGAGGCCGAAGCGGAGAGTGTCGTGGGTCTCGCTGATCTCCCTCTTCATGCTGCCGCTCGCCATCGTCGATGCTCTCCGCCTGCTCCTCTCTCGCGCGCTCAAGAACAAAACCTTCGCTTCTTTCTTTGCGTGGAAGAAAGGAAACAGCGGCGCTTTGGGCTTATAGGTCCCTACCCTCTTTTAGTCGTTTTGTTGGGCCGGCCCAACTGCCTATCCAGCTCGGAATATAGCCGTTTTTCTAGTTCCACTCGAAATTGCATCCCAAAACAAATATGTCCCGGACTGTGTGTGTATTTATATAAGTcaacaaaataaatattaacaaAAAATAGCCAATTAGGATATAAAACATGTATCAATAGATTGTGCATTCAAAGTACCTCTACAATTCCTTAATCCTTAGCAAATGACAATATATAAATTTTATGACTTTACCTGTCAAAGTGGAATTATCATTCAAGGACGGTGGGAGTAGAAAAGCAATTGTAAGATATAGATCAGACACGATCGGAATGAACACAGATTAAACAAGAATATTAATTTTGAACGACTCTTGATTGCTAAGCGATAATGCTACAAACTGGACGTCCAACACCAGCGATTCGCTCTGGACGGACAAGTAGCGAGACGTTCACCGCAACTTTGACTTCATCCATCTCTTATTCTCATCCGGACACTGTTGGCTCACTCCGCTCGGCCTTCTCCCCACCGCGTTCTTACCCTGCACTGCTCGCTCCCTACCCGCTCCCGCACCGCCGTGCGCCCCACTTGCGCCGTTCGCTCCTCTCCCCCACCCGTCGCACGCCCCACCTGTACCTCGCTCCTCGCTTCGGCCATGCGCCACGCCGCCTGCTCCCTCTCGTAGCACGCGCCGCTCGCCAGCCAGAGCTAAGGTCGATGCTAGTGGCACTggctggtggtggtgctcgcgcgtgCCACTGGGGCTGGGTGCTCGTGCACCGTCGCTCGCCGTTGGCTCTGATCCCGACGGTTGGAATCGACCGGCCCAGGCtttccctcccctatgttgcaaatgtatgtttcaggtgtttcagtcgTTTCAAAAgtatgttgcagttgtttcatatgaatattgcaaaaatagatcgacgatgttgcacatgttgcaggtgtttcataagcatgttgtaagtgtttgttcaaaatgtttcatctgttccagacgtacgttgcaagcgttttgatctaGATGCTTGCAtacgtttcacacatatattgtaacaatatgtttcatatatttcacctgttttagacgtatgttgtaaatgttctATCTGAATGTTGTATATATTACTATGATAACTTCCTCTGGGCAGCTTTTTTTAGGCACGAGAAGTGTTTTCTCGGATACCAAGGAACTTAGAGACATGAGGGTAACCCGAACTTTTTACTATTTGGCTATTTTTtcaaaagtttctctcaaatagacccctggcggaaacaattctagaaatggacccttggctcggcgccagagtgactggcgccgagctcggcgccacggtcactggcgccgaggtcctgggcacgggaaaCTGGCctgccaggagctcggcgccagagtgactggtgccgagctcggcgccagtctgaATGGCGTCgagccacctgcatttaacccagcctgcaATTCTAAGTTGCCCATCTTAGGATAAATTTAGGGACTTAGTCAAAAGtcagctcggggaagaagtgcaggctgggttaaatgcaggtgtctcggcgccattcactatggcgccaagctcggcgccagtcactctggcgccgagcccctggcaggccattttcccgtgcccaggacctcggcgccagtgaccgtggcgccgagctcggcgccagtcactctggcgccgagccaagggtccatttctggaa is from Miscanthus floridulus cultivar M001 chromosome 7, ASM1932011v1, whole genome shotgun sequence and encodes:
- the LOC136464739 gene encoding cyclin-B1-2-like — protein: MASGSMKREISETHDTLRFGLNAGVKADLAPPHPLQSTIQSEAKFWADKKKFGTEAIYGSALNIRKDLDAQILSRFQRPPGALPSSLLGYEALTGSLDDFGFEDYLNMPQDSDSFRQPDMHHGMEVRLGLSKGPICPSFN